In Rhipicephalus microplus isolate Deutch F79 chromosome 9, USDA_Rmic, whole genome shotgun sequence, one genomic interval encodes:
- the LOC142771428 gene encoding uncharacterized protein LOC142771428, whose product MSFTKEDELNDAQVSELRDVFFKFDAERTGTVAFEHVDEILRTVGRIVTDPEFKKRVKSTVPADLEKKVQFPEFMDMVQKCTRAFSPQKDLHDAFRVFDRDGHGFITTAELRHVVTTLGERMTEEEADELIREADANNEGHVDYEEFIKTISTPLPPDQYGKPPKKRPPPQVSEIQPAGGGTLMTHSASKAPAERESTSAVSDAPAGGEVGAAAASEVSDKSGEKSGSDRSAEKSGDKSADKSDEKSGQSSVHHSDDKSGQGSRKSSAKGSATSSGKGSAETSKKSSRKSSTAAESHNAVVASHSGPPVEAVMHHAPALKHDGHVAKKNDGRVTKKNDGRETKK is encoded by the exons ATGTCGTTCACCAAGGAAGACGAGCTCAACGACGCCCAGGTGTCCGAGCTCCGCGACGTGTTCTTCAAGTTCGACGCGGAGCGCACGGGCACCGTGGCCTTCGAGCACGTAGACGAAATCCTGCGAACCGTCGGGCGCATCGTCACTGACCCGGAGTTCAAGAAGCGTGTCAAGAGCACCGTGCCCGCCGATCTCGAGAAGAAG GTGCAGTTCCCGGAGTTCATGGACATGGTGCAGAAGTGCACGCGTGCGTTCAGCCCTCAGAAGGACCTGCACGACGCGTTCCGCGTGTTCGACCGCGACGGCCACGGTTTCATCACGACGGCCGAGCTTCGTCACGTGGTCACCACGCTGGGCGAACGCATGACCGAGGAGGAAGCGGACGAGCTCATCCGGGAGGCGGACGCCAACAACGAAGGCCACGTCGACTATGAGGAGTTCATCAAGACCATCTCCACGCCTCT CCCGCCAGACCAGTACGGCAAGCCACCCAAGAAGAGGCCGCCACCACAGGTCAGCGAAATTCAGCCAGCGGGCGGCGGCACTCTTATGACGCACAGCGCGTCGAAAGCGCCAGCGGAGAGGGAGTCCACGAGTGCGGTGTCTGACGCGCCCGCCGGTGGTGAAGTAGGCGCGGCAGCTGCCTCAGAAGTCAGCGACAAGTCCGGCGAGAAGTCTGGCAGCGACAGGTCGGCTGAGAAGTCTGGCGACAAGTCGGCTGACAAGTCGGACGAAAAGTCTGGTCAGTCTTCTGTGCACCACAGCGACGACAAGTCCGGACAGGGCTCGAGAAAGTCATCAGCCAAGGGATCCGCTACGAGCTCGGGCAAGGGATCCGCGGAGACGTCCAAAAAGTCGTCCAGGAAGAGTTCCACTGCCGCTGAGAGTCACAACGCTGTCGTCGCCTCTCATAGTGGTCCACCAGTCGAGGCAGTGATGCACCACGCACCCGCCCTGAAGCACGACGGACATGTGGCCAAAAAGAACGACGGCCGTGTCACCAAAAAGAACGACGGCCGGGAGACCAAAAAGTGA